AGGAGGCCGTCGACGCGGCGCGCGCCCTGCGCCGCTCGGCCCGCCGCATCAGCGGCAGCCTGCACACCTTCCGCCCGCTGCTCGACCCCGACTGGGCCGAGGCCATCCGCCCCGAACTGGCCTGGCTCTCCGGCACGTTGGCGATGGAACACGCGTACGCGGGCCGCTTGGAGCGGCTGCTGCTGGCGCTGCATCGGCTGTCGGGGGCGGTGGGAGGCCTTCCTGGACAGCCGTCCGATGCCACCAGTGAGGTGGCTGCGGGCAGGCGTGCCGCCGGGGCGGCGTCCGTCTCGAAGAAAGCGGCACCAAGCCAAGCCGGTCCCCCGAGCGGCCAGCCCACGGAACGCGGCAGCCTCACCGTGGGCGCCGCCAAAGCAGGCGCCCTGCTGGAACGCCAGCTCACCCTCGCCCGGACCCGGGCCCACTCCACGGCCCTCCAGGCCCTCGGCTCCTCCCGCTTCCACGCGGTTGCCGACAACATCGCCGTACTGGCCAGCGACGTCCCGCTCACGCCGACCGCCCCCACCGCCGACCTCCGCCCCCTCGCCGCCTCGGCCGAGGAGCGCCTCACCGACGCGATCGCCGCGCTCCCCCTGATGACGGCCGGCAGCCCGTACAACGCGGAGGCGCTGATCCACGGCCTCTCACCGGACCCGGCCCCGCACCCGCAGGACGCCCCCTGGCACCAGGTCCGCCTGCTGCTGCGCCTGCACCGCTACGCCCTTGAGGTCCTGCACGGCGAGAAGGCACCCGTGGACGCCCGCTTGCTCACCTCGGGCCAGGCACTCAACCGCCACCGTGACGCCTCGGAGGCGGCAGCCGCCGCGGCCGCCGCGGCGCGCACCCCGCGTATCGCCCCGGCGACGGCGTACGCCCTCGGCGTGCTCCATGCCGACCAGCGGCACGAGGTGGAGGCGGCACGTTTCGCGTTCCAGCAGTCATGGCAGAAACAGGCCGTCGGCACGGCCTGACCCGCACGCGCACCCTCGAGGAGGCGGTGGAGCCCCGGTGACTCACACGAACGACGGCATCGTCCAGGCAGCAGGCTGCGTCCTGTGGCGCCGTTCGCCGGTAGACGGTGAGCTTGAGATATGCCTCGTGCACCGACCGAAATACGATGACTGGTCCCACCCCAAGGGCAAGCTGAAGCGCGACGAGGAACCGCTTGCGGGCGCCGTGCGAGAGGTGGCGGAGGAGACGGGCTACAGCGCGGTGCCGGGCGCCGAGCTGCCCACCGCCCACTACTTCACGGCCGGCCGCCCCAAGCAGGTGCGTTACTGGGCGGCCGAGGCCGGACCCGGCACCTTCACCCCCAGCGACGAAGTGGACCGCCTGCTGTGGCTCTCCCCGACGGCCGCCCGCAACCGGCTCACCCAGCCGAGGGACCGCACCCTCGTGGACGCGCTAATGGACGCCCTTCGCCTGGCATAGTCCGGAATCGCCCTGTGTCCACAACGTAAGCCTTCCGTGACCTAACCACACCGACGGCAGGGGTTCACCCTCCGTTCACGCTCGGCCATAAGCGGCTTCACCTGATCTGCCTATTTTCGGCCTTACCTGATGACGGGCGCACCTTGATTACGCGCCCGTTTCAACCAGTCTTTCGCACGCCGCCGATTCAGGACGGCGGCTCCTGGAAGGAACTCCCTCAAGTGAAGCTTCAGCGCAAGAACCGGCGGGCTCTCGCTCTCGGCGCGATCGCGTTCTCCGGCGCCCTGGCCCTCACGGCGTGCGGCTCGGACGACACCGGCAACAGCAACGGCGGCGACTCCACCGCGACCGCCAACGCCGGTTCGATCAAGTGTGACGACGCCAAGGGCCAGCTGCTCGCCGATGGCTCGTCCGCGCAGAAGAACGCTATCGACGCCTGGGTCAAGCAGTTCTCGGCCGCGTGCCAGGTCCAGATCAACTACAAGGGCGGCGGCTCCGGCGCCGGTATCACCGCGTTCAACCAG
This genomic window from Streptomyces sp. DG2A-72 contains:
- a CDS encoding NUDIX hydrolase → MTHTNDGIVQAAGCVLWRRSPVDGELEICLVHRPKYDDWSHPKGKLKRDEEPLAGAVREVAEETGYSAVPGAELPTAHYFTAGRPKQVRYWAAEAGPGTFTPSDEVDRLLWLSPTAARNRLTQPRDRTLVDALMDALRLA
- a CDS encoding CHAD domain-containing protein, with the translated sequence MAQQHLEPTDPTAGLTGDALAGYLRAQATEFLRALRLHRETGGSANGSGAGSGSEEAVDAARALRRSARRISGSLHTFRPLLDPDWAEAIRPELAWLSGTLAMEHAYAGRLERLLLALHRLSGAVGGLPGQPSDATSEVAAGRRAAGAASVSKKAAPSQAGPPSGQPTERGSLTVGAAKAGALLERQLTLARTRAHSTALQALGSSRFHAVADNIAVLASDVPLTPTAPTADLRPLAASAEERLTDAIAALPLMTAGSPYNAEALIHGLSPDPAPHPQDAPWHQVRLLLRLHRYALEVLHGEKAPVDARLLTSGQALNRHRDASEAAAAAAAAARTPRIAPATAYALGVLHADQRHEVEAARFAFQQSWQKQAVGTA